The Gemmatimonadota bacterium genome segment GGCTTGGGTTGGATGCTCGGCAATCATAGGCTCAATGGTGATCACAAGACCATTCGTAAGCGGCTTAGAATCGAACGGATTGTAGGTGTTTGCAACGATGGGATCCTCATGGATAACTCGACCTACCCCGTGCCCCGCAAGCTCATTGACAACCCAGAATCCTTGTCTCTTTACCTCGTGCTCTACGGCATGACCGATGCAATTGATCGGTTTGTTTGCACGAGCTACGGCCACCGCCTTTTCAAATGCCGTACGGACACATCGACACAATCTAGCGGCTTTCGCGGAATATGGAGGAATCGGGATGGTGATTGCTGCATCTGCAATGTAGCCGTTCAGTTCAGCGGTGACATCCAGGCTTACAATGTCACCCTGTTCCAGCACTCGGTCACTCGGAATACCGTGAATGATCTCATCATTGACACTGATAAGATTGACGCCGGGAAAACCGTAAAACAGCCGAGGTGCGGAGGTTGCCCCGTATCGATTGAGCACCGACTCGCCAACGCGATCGACTTCCGCTGTGGTTACTCCCGCGCGAACAGCACCCGCCATTGCCTTTAATGTGGCGGCGACCACTTGCCCTGCCTGTGCAAGGCCTTCGAAATCCTCAGGACATTCTATCGACAATGAACAACTCCTTTTTGAAGGTGATAACTCTCAATCTTGATTTCTGCTAACTACGGGATTAACGAACAGTTTCGGTAATACATACCAATTTATGTTCCATGTGAATCTTGTAGTCAGCAGCAGGAACTGTCAGCCATGGATTGATCATAGTTAGGTTCAAATTTGTTACTGCCGAAGATGTGAGCCCACTCACTAAGAAACATAAGCGACCTTCGGGCTCTTCCCTCTACCGGGTGTCGGGCAACTCGAGGATCTGCGCTGCCTTCAACAACTCGGGGCGTAACTCATCGTACGGCAGATCCTGCGTGTCGCAATCGGCATCCAGACACAGCTTTGCTGCCAGCCCAGCAGACTCTCCCAGGACCATGAATACCGGCTCCATGCGCGCGCTACCGTAGGATATGTGAGAGGCCGAGAAACATACGGGGATGAACAGATTTGCTGTCTCCCCCCTCTTTGGCACGATACTCCGGTAGCTTAAAGGATAAGGGTCGGTCGGGGGGATCTGCACATCCCCTTCGTTGAGGACACGTGCCACGCCTCCTTCGACATGTACGAATCGGGAGCAATTATGCGAGTCCATGGTGTAGCTACCCATCCCGATCGAGTCCTCTGCGACTGACTTCTGGTAGCAGTCGTGCTCAGTGATGACGTAGTCGCCGATCATCCGGCGACATTCGCGGATATACAATTGATGCGGCCAGTGCTCGGTATCGGTGAACTCGTCACTGGATAGACCCCAGCGGCTGTAGGCGTCACGCACGCGCCGGGGAATCGCCGGTTCGTTGGCCAGATGCCAGTAGAGACCGCGCTGGTAATTGACGTGCGCCTGGAATATGGCCTCCCGCTCCTCATAGCCAGCGGCGGGCCATCCCCACGATCTCCCGATGAAGTCACTGCTGATGGGGCCGTTGTTGTTGGTATCGGTTTTACAGTAGCCGCCGGGTGTTCTGTTCGGGAAGATGTCGAACTTCCCGGGTACTCCGCTGTCGCGTATGTGGGCAACCGGGTCGGCGCTGTGATTCGGATTCTGGCTGTCTCCGCCCACAGTGTTGAACCAGCGCGTCGCAAGGACATACTGGGCAGGATCGAACGCGTCCGGCTTAGTCCAGTCGATCTTGAGCGCAGGATCATCGGTCATGCATACGCGGAAGCAATAGGCTTGCACACGGTGATCGCCCTCGCCCTGTCGTGCCGCCAGATCGGTCTCCTCGATCTGAGGCAGCAGCCCGCTGTCCGGGTCACCCGGTTCCACGTAGGGATCTACGGTAAGACCGAACTGATGTTTTTCTCGCACCTGGATGCCGTTGAGCGTCTCACCGTAGATCTCATTCGCCTCACGCCCCACGTGGAAGGAGACACCGGCCTTCGCCATCAGGTCCCCTTCGTAGGAGCAGTCCATAAAGATCTTGGCGCGGACCCGGAGCCCGCCAAGGAGCGTGATGGAAACGATACGTTGATCAATAGATTCGACGGCGTCCAGATACTGACCGTACCGGACATCGATACCGTTTTCCGAAATCCACGCATCGAAAACAGCGTCGGCGACGTGGGGCTCGAATTGCCACTCTTCATTCTGTCCGTAGTGCCGTCCAACCTGGTTGTAGAAGGATCGGCTCAGTCCACCGATAACGTACTTACGGCCGAAGTCCGTCCACCCGAGTCCGCCGGTTGTCATGCCACCGATGTGTTGGCCCGGCTGGAGGATGACGACACGTAAACCGGCCCGTGCGACTGTGACGGCTGCAGCGACACCCCCTGACGAGCCGCCGTAGATGCAGACATCCGTTTCGATGATCTCAGTTGTAGGTTCAATCCAGTCGCGATGGAAGTATTTGAGATTCGACATCGGCTGTGATCTCCGTGCGTTCGTCCGCGGTGAAGGATGTGTGACATGACGAAGCGACCAGCCTCACCTTTACACACGAAGGCAATGGTGAAGTTGGCGATTCTCTCTTCGGGAGATTCCTGCAGATTCTGTAGCTATTATACGGCGTGTTGGTCGTCTCTATAGAAGTGATCTGATCTCATCCACCGATAGCGGTAGTCTCCGAATCTGCCCTTCAAAGTCAAAGCGTGAGAGCACGGAGTCTTTCACCGTTCCTGGTTTCTCAATATAGTGCGACAACTGATCAGCATAGTAGGCCCCCCAGACGACTCCAAATGTTTCCCGGTCTCCGACTGAGAGTGGTCGCTCAGAAAGATAGCCTCGTAGGAAATCCAGCATCTCTTTCTTCAATAGAGATCGTCCCCCAGTCAGATCATTCATTAGCCATCTGTGTTGGACCATTACAAGATCTACAGTAGCTGGAGCAAAAGAGCTGCAGAGGTCGGTGAAACCGACTTTCTCTCCATCCGTGTGGACGTTGGGACCCCAGACATCTCCATGCGTTGTCATCCACCGTACGGATGTTCGTGTTAGGTGCTCGTAGGTGGTTTGCAACTCGGTCTGAAGGGTCTTGATGGCGTCGCGGAGATCGCCAGGAAGAGAACGGGAAAGTGCTCGCCGAAGTCTGACCTCCACAAAGCCAGTGAGATCTTTCTTCCGCATCCTGGATTTTTCGAACTTTTCCGATGCCAGATGAATCTTGGCAAGTCCACGTCCCACCGCACCCAATCGGTGGAGGTGACGAGAGCTGCAAGGTTCCCCACCGAGATCAGTTTCCACGGAGAGCACAACAGCATCTCCGATCGTGATACACAAATCTCCGAAGAGGGTGGGGACAATCTGGGGGACAGGGGCATCATTTGTTGATAGATGATTGAGGAACTCGACAACTTCCTCGGGACAGAACTGACCCCGTGCCCAGTTCAATCGTGCGAAGAACGTCGCCCCATTCTTCTTGAATGAGAAAAGGCGTCCCGTGCCTGGTACCGGTATGAGAGAACCATCGAACTGCCAAGCTGACCTAAGGGCCTCCTGAATTTTCTTCTTTGGCGGAATCTGATCCACTAACTGCTCCTTCGGTACATGGTTCTCATTTGTCTTGGTCCCGGAAAGTAATAGGGAAAAACACCTATCGCATTACTTGAAAGGATCGACCTACAAGACTTTTTCAACCTGCATTGAGTTACCGTCAATGTAGTGGCCGCAGTTTGTTGTGTTATCGACCATCACTGGTGCGAGGAGCCGACAGACCCTTCGAAAACTCAGACAACGTCTCTACCATTGAGAACCCGTAGTTTGCATAGAAAGCCTGGGCTCTGTGATTTTTCTCGTTTGTGCTGATAAGCACGGTAGTAAAACCCCGCTGCTTGATCTCGTTGAGTGTAGTTAGGAATATGAACCGTCCCCACCCCAACCCTCTCAGAGCGTCCCTCACGTTCAGCCAAGCGACAAAACACACGCGCTCAGCAGCTTTATTGAGCTGAAAGTGACTGCCCGCACGAGTGTAGCACACGCCGATCACCTCGTCGGCGTGGTCATAGACCCTGAGGTTCAGCCCTGAGGTTCGTCCCCGGCTCTCAGTTGTCTCCCATTCGATTCTTCCTACCTTCTCGGGCGGATCCAGCTGGCTGGGTGCAATCCCACCCTCCTGAACCAGTAGTATCTCACGTCGCGAAACACTGTAGCCGTTCAGACCCAGAATCGAAGTAACGTGTAGCCACTTGTCGGGTAAGCCGTAGCAATTGAAGAAGAATCTGTACAGATAATCTGGGCAGAACGCCCTGATGGTCTCCACATCCGTCAGCCGAGCTTCGGCAGAGACAAGAAGCTCCTGCCCGATCCGACGGTGACCTGGAACGAAGTCCAAATAACGAATTTGTCCGATCCTCCCGGCTTCCTCCTCGGCAACCGAGACATGCGCGATACCCAGGATTTCCTCACCCTCAACTGCGCAGAGAAATTGCTCCGTTCCGAGGTTTGTATATGGCTGTTCATCAAACGGCTTGTGAATACAGCCCCATTCGAACTCGTGTCGTGAAACAGGGTAGCGGTGGGGCAGAGTTCCTATGCGTGAGTTGTAAAATGCACGGAAGTCGTCTGCTCCTAACATGTCACTTTCGACGATCTTCAATCAGTATCTCTTGTGGTTGCTGGTGTTGAGATTTTTGGTTTTGCCCGCCATAAACAGGGCAGTCGGATTCATTTTATTCGCTTGAGTCGCGCCTCCTGGCGAGCATTTCTTTTCGCACCTTCCACTTCAAGCGCTCCCGTTCTGTCTTTTCTACTTTCTTCCGATTGCGTTCCGTGGCCGCTGAAGCATATTGCTCTCTACTTGTCCTCACCTTATCCAGCCATTCTTGTCGTGTGGACAGGATCTCTGGACTACTCTTGGCACCATAGCTGAGATTGTTCAGGAAGTCGATTATCTCGTTAGGCTTCCCGCCGATGAGATCGCGTGCTCCCGGTCCCGACAGTCCGCCTTCGAGTTCCCAGTGATACCTGTGAATCAGAGTATCAATCAGGATCATTTTTTCTTGAACTGATCGCGCGACCCTATACTTTTGCACGTATTCTTTAAGGAACGCTGTCATGCCGGATGCAATAAGGTGTTTGCCTCGAAACGACTTCTGGTATTCGGCCCACGTCAATTCCCAGTTACACGATTCACAGCGAAGTAAGAACTTCTTATCGAAGTTGTGCTCAAGCCCGCGTTGGCAGTGGGGACATCTCGCGAGCCCGTTGTTCGCATCCCTTGCCTGGAAAATACTCTCGATTCTCACAAGCAGGCTAATCCCCACTTCGTTGATTAGCTCTTCATCCCGGATTCCTTGAGCGTCCTTAGCATAGAGCTCCGCGATTTTCTGTCGAGGGATTCTACCTGCCCAAATTGGCCTGTCGTATCTGACTTCAGTCACTAGCTTTTTCTCCAGATTGCCCAACAGGTGCCCTACGCGAATCCAACATAATCATAGAACACGCTTCTTTATGATGTCGATTTGCATTTACTCCTCCACTATCCATTGGATCCGTCAGGGCTTCGTAATCTGAAGATGCTGATAGGGGTTGGTTTTTGTCTTGTTTTAGGCACTCTATTTAAGTGCAAATTCTAATAAGGGAATAGTGCGCTCCGGAATGGCCCCGGAAGGTGCTTCTCCAATTCGAACGGACCCTCTTGATAAATAAAATGATTCCGCATATGGGTCTGAGGGGATAGACACTTTGTGAAAACCTAACTGCCTCGCTTGATCAATCGCATGATCCCAAAGTCTCTTTCCATATCCCTGGCCTATTTTGCTTGGCTCAATAAATAAATCAGACAGTTCGAGTCCATTCTCCCTGATTTCTAACCTATAAAAGCCGACGACCTGTCCCATTTCTTCTACCACATAGACGGTGTGATGGCTAATATCTTGTTGGGTATAAGTTAGATCCTGGCGGCATGCTTCAAGAAAATCTATATCGTAGTTCCAATGTGCTTTTGAGCGCATTGCAAGGCTACTCAACGCTTCATTTTCGTCAGCTTTTGCAGTTCTGATCATTGGAGTGATCTCGATAATATGTATTTCTCATTACATTTAATGTTTTATGGCTTGCGAACCGCGCAGGGGTTGGGCGAAGGCTAAATGACTGGAGCCGGGCACGGTCGTGTTAGCCGAAGCTGCCAGTCTCTGCAACAAACCGGTTTCTGTTGGTCTCGAGATTGTAATCAGAGAATCGCATTCCAGCCTTCTCAAGAACTCGGTTGGATGCTTTGTTTTCTGGCATGGCCGTGGCGACGACGCGTTTGATGGGTGTTTCGTCAAGTATGTACTCAATAGCAACTCGGGCAAATTCAGTCGCAAAGCCCTTTCCCCAGAACGGCTTCCTTATCATATAGATAAGGTCACCCTCTTCGGAATCCGGATCGTGAAGCATGTACGTAAGGACGCCCAACCCCACGATTTCTCCATCCGATTTCCGAACCAGCAGTCCGGGCCCCCATTCGTGCAGGTCGCAGTGCCGAATGCAGGAATCAAGCCACGCTCGCGCTTCGGCTGCCGACAGCGGCTT includes the following:
- the map gene encoding type I methionyl aminopeptidase; this translates as MSIECPEDFEGLAQAGQVVAATLKAMAGAVRAGVTTAEVDRVGESVLNRYGATSAPRLFYGFPGVNLISVNDEIIHGIPSDRVLEQGDIVSLDVTAELNGYIADAAITIPIPPYSAKAARLCRCVRTAFEKAVAVARANKPINCIGHAVEHEVKRQGFWVVNELAGHGVGRVIHEDPIVANTYNPFDSKPLTNGLVITIEPMIAEHPTQAVEDCDGWTVKTSNGSLSAHFEHTVVITDGQPILLTAA
- a CDS encoding FAD-dependent oxidoreductase, giving the protein MSNLKYFHRDWIEPTTEIIETDVCIYGGSSGGVAAAVTVARAGLRVVILQPGQHIGGMTTGGLGWTDFGRKYVIGGLSRSFYNQVGRHYGQNEEWQFEPHVADAVFDAWISENGIDVRYGQYLDAVESIDQRIVSITLLGGLRVRAKIFMDCSYEGDLMAKAGVSFHVGREANEIYGETLNGIQVREKHQFGLTVDPYVEPGDPDSGLLPQIEETDLAARQGEGDHRVQAYCFRVCMTDDPALKIDWTKPDAFDPAQYVLATRWFNTVGGDSQNPNHSADPVAHIRDSGVPGKFDIFPNRTPGGYCKTDTNNNGPISSDFIGRSWGWPAAGYEEREAIFQAHVNYQRGLYWHLANEPAIPRRVRDAYSRWGLSSDEFTDTEHWPHQLYIRECRRMIGDYVITEHDCYQKSVAEDSIGMGSYTMDSHNCSRFVHVEGGVARVLNEGDVQIPPTDPYPLSYRSIVPKRGETANLFIPVCFSASHISYGSARMEPVFMVLGESAGLAAKLCLDADCDTQDLPYDELRPELLKAAQILELPDTR
- a CDS encoding phosphotransferase, whose product is MDQIPPKKKIQEALRSAWQFDGSLIPVPGTGRLFSFKKNGATFFARLNWARGQFCPEEVVEFLNHLSTNDAPVPQIVPTLFGDLCITIGDAVVLSVETDLGGEPCSSRHLHRLGAVGRGLAKIHLASEKFEKSRMRKKDLTGFVEVRLRRALSRSLPGDLRDAIKTLQTELQTTYEHLTRTSVRWMTTHGDVWGPNVHTDGEKVGFTDLCSSFAPATVDLVMVQHRWLMNDLTGGRSLLKKEMLDFLRGYLSERPLSVGDRETFGVVWGAYYADQLSHYIEKPGTVKDSVLSRFDFEGQIRRLPLSVDEIRSLL
- a CDS encoding GNAT family N-acetyltransferase; this translates as MKIVESDMLGADDFRAFYNSRIGTLPHRYPVSRHEFEWGCIHKPFDEQPYTNLGTEQFLCAVEGEEILGIAHVSVAEEEAGRIGQIRYLDFVPGHRRIGQELLVSAEARLTDVETIRAFCPDYLYRFFFNCYGLPDKWLHVTSILGLNGYSVSRREILLVQEGGIAPSQLDPPEKVGRIEWETTESRGRTSGLNLRVYDHADEVIGVCYTRAGSHFQLNKAAERVCFVAWLNVRDALRGLGWGRFIFLTTLNEIKQRGFTTVLISTNEKNHRAQAFYANYGFSMVETLSEFSKGLSAPRTSDGR
- a CDS encoding GNAT family N-acetyltransferase; this translates as MIRTAKADENEALSSLAMRSKAHWNYDIDFLEACRQDLTYTQQDISHHTVYVVEEMGQVVGFYRLEIRENGLELSDLFIEPSKIGQGYGKRLWDHAIDQARQLGFHKVSIPSDPYAESFYLSRGSVRIGEAPSGAIPERTIPLLEFALK
- a CDS encoding GNAT family N-acetyltransferase, with amino-acid sequence MGYKCLLETNRLILRQCTPDDLAIFEEIFGDEEMMRHFGECKPLSAAEARAWLDSCIRHCDLHEWGPGLLVRKSDGEIVGLGVLTYMLHDPDSEEGDLIYMIRKPFWGKGFATEFARVAIEYILDETPIKRVVATAMPENKASNRVLEKAGMRFSDYNLETNRNRFVAETGSFG